One window of Desulfobacca acetoxidans DSM 11109 genomic DNA carries:
- a CDS encoding PAS domain-containing hybrid sensor histidine kinase/response regulator: protein MRIPRNALPAGSCGWWAVIWSAGVVGFAISGLVSWFFEVQFWASVFPDYISMAPSTAVSFLLLGVLLFLRTLKVLPSWIGLGAVLVAVYGLLNFLELFIGVDLSFEEVLFPATRKFGEVFTNRMSPVSGLIFFLAGISLRLIWGRQEQNIGRSLGGFLGTLVAFAGFTGVVSYLFGTPLLYGTDIIPMPLSVSCAFLLLGLGLMVGTGLEVWPLRLLLGSSIRARLLRVFLPLTVGAVLLQGLLNDLLPMVFHNYALGTVLLALCFALITGGLVTIAGQSLGSTLDLAESERRRAEEKLHKSYRELQETTGQLAQSRNMLHLIIESAPVRVFWKDKNLRYLGCNTLFARDAGFSYPQQLLGKDDFVMGWREQAELYRADDRQVMETRHPKKDIIEPQTTPTGEKIWLRTSKVPLATVDGEVLGVLGVYDDITASKEAEQALRESEERLAGIVQSVTDNMSMIDRNYNILWANAVAERLFGPNLVGRKCYQCYRRQDEPCEPCVVAQVFQDGRIHEQSAPVITIDDRTRYFWCTASVAGRHADGRPQAVVEVSRDITERMQAEQALEEEAIRRRLLVEESRDGIVVLDQNGRVYEANRRYAEMLGYSPEEVRQLYIWDWDDQWSREELLEQIRCVDASGDHFETRHRRKDGTLLDVEISTNGAVIGGQKLVFCVCRDISLRKAAEQALRESEEKFRLVFEKAPIGIMHYDRTSTVTECNQKFEEIIGASKEYFIGFNMIRQLRDDKMRQAAAASLRGEVGYYEDNYLSVTGGKLTTVRAIFQPILSSEGSVLGGVAIMEDITARKQAEAALQVARESLELALEGAGLGTWDWNCQTEAVTFNERWAEMLGYRLEEIEPQVKSWEKLVHPEDLPVVMEVLNAHREGKTPFYEAEFRMQHKSGSWVWILDKGKVIERDAEGRPMRACGTHLDITERRRAQEDRLRSSKLESLATLAGGIAHDFNNILTAILGNISLAKLERDEGERLTDAERACLQAKALAHQLLTFAKGGSPIMELLSVANLIRETASFACRGSQVVCEYDLPENLWMVHADAGQLGQVFQNLVINAVQAMPMGGAVKILGENIIVEIGSNLPLNPGKYVKITVQDRGMGIPTEYLTRIFDPYFTTKQMGSGLGLATVYSIIKAHKGHIAVESTLGLGTAFEVYLPAVTEKIVKPTEGNGQVVKGEGRILVMDDEEMVREILGKMLHYLGYQAVFARDGQEAIEQFGAAQQSGAAFDAVILDLTIPGGMGGKGAINELLRLDPRIKAIVSSGYADDPIMANFREYGFKGVVTKPYRIIELSKVLQEVVGNRQ from the coding sequence ATGAGAATTCCTCGAAACGCCCTGCCAGCGGGTTCTTGCGGATGGTGGGCAGTGATCTGGAGTGCCGGAGTGGTAGGGTTTGCCATCTCCGGTTTGGTGAGCTGGTTTTTTGAGGTGCAGTTTTGGGCCAGCGTTTTTCCAGATTACATTTCCATGGCCCCGAGCACTGCGGTCTCTTTTCTGCTTTTGGGCGTCCTGTTATTCCTCCGAACCTTAAAAGTGTTGCCGTCATGGATTGGTCTAGGGGCGGTGCTGGTCGCGGTTTATGGCCTGTTAAATTTTCTAGAGCTCTTCATCGGGGTAGATCTGAGCTTTGAGGAGGTTTTGTTTCCCGCCACCCGAAAGTTTGGGGAAGTGTTTACGAACCGCATGTCTCCGGTCAGCGGTCTTATCTTTTTTCTGGCAGGGATCAGCCTGCGACTCATTTGGGGGCGACAGGAGCAGAACATCGGCCGGAGCCTGGGTGGTTTTTTAGGTACCTTGGTGGCCTTTGCAGGTTTTACCGGGGTCGTGAGTTACCTCTTCGGCACCCCGCTGCTGTATGGCACTGACATTATCCCCATGCCCTTGAGTGTGTCATGCGCCTTCCTGCTGCTGGGTCTCGGATTAATGGTCGGAACCGGTCTTGAAGTCTGGCCGCTGCGGCTGTTGCTGGGATCATCCATCCGGGCCAGGCTACTGCGGGTTTTCCTCCCCTTAACGGTTGGAGCGGTTTTGTTGCAGGGCCTGTTGAACGATCTTCTGCCCATGGTTTTTCATAACTATGCTTTGGGAACGGTCTTATTGGCCTTGTGCTTTGCCCTTATTACCGGAGGACTGGTGACCATCGCCGGACAGAGTTTGGGCTCAACCCTGGACCTGGCTGAATCGGAGCGCAGGCGGGCAGAGGAAAAATTACACAAAAGTTACCGTGAATTGCAGGAGACTACCGGGCAGTTGGCCCAGTCCCGCAATATGCTGCATCTGATTATCGAGTCGGCGCCTGTCAGAGTCTTTTGGAAGGATAAAAATCTCCGTTACCTGGGCTGCAATACCTTGTTCGCGCGTGATGCCGGTTTCAGTTACCCGCAACAGCTTCTGGGCAAAGACGACTTTGTGATGGGCTGGCGGGAGCAGGCGGAACTCTACCGGGCAGATGACCGCCAGGTCATGGAAACTCGCCATCCTAAAAAGGATATCATTGAGCCGCAGACTACCCCTACCGGGGAAAAGATCTGGCTGAGAACCAGTAAAGTCCCGCTGGCAACGGTTGACGGCGAGGTCTTGGGGGTGTTGGGAGTCTATGATGATATCACCGCCAGCAAGGAGGCGGAGCAGGCCCTGCGGGAGAGTGAAGAGAGACTGGCTGGTATTGTCCAGTCGGTTACGGATAACATGAGTATGATAGACCGGAATTACAATATCCTCTGGGCCAATGCGGTGGCCGAACGCCTCTTCGGACCCAACCTGGTGGGGCGAAAGTGCTACCAGTGCTATCGCCGACAGGATGAGCCCTGTGAACCCTGTGTGGTAGCTCAGGTTTTCCAGGATGGGCGGATACATGAGCAGTCTGCCCCGGTAATCACCATCGACGACCGGACAAGGTATTTCTGGTGCACCGCCAGTGTGGCAGGTCGACATGCGGATGGACGGCCTCAGGCAGTAGTAGAGGTCTCTCGGGACATTACTGAACGCATGCAGGCCGAGCAGGCCCTGGAGGAGGAAGCCATCCGGCGGCGCCTGCTGGTGGAAGAGTCCAGGGATGGGATCGTCGTCCTGGACCAAAACGGCCGGGTTTACGAAGCCAACCGACGCTATGCCGAGATGTTGGGATATTCCCCCGAAGAGGTTCGCCAGCTTTACATCTGGGATTGGGACGATCAATGGAGCCGGGAGGAGTTGTTGGAGCAGATCCGGTGCGTCGATGCGTCCGGCGATCACTTCGAGACCCGTCACCGACGCAAAGACGGCACCCTGCTGGACGTCGAAATCAGTACCAACGGGGCCGTGATAGGCGGGCAGAAGTTGGTATTCTGCGTCTGCCGGGATATATCGCTCCGCAAGGCGGCCGAACAGGCGCTGCGGGAGAGTGAAGAAAAGTTCCGGTTGGTCTTTGAAAAGGCCCCTATCGGGATTATGCACTATGATCGAACGAGCACCGTTACTGAGTGTAATCAAAAGTTTGAGGAGATTATCGGCGCCTCCAAGGAGTATTTCATCGGTTTCAATATGATCCGGCAGTTGCGCGATGACAAGATGCGGCAGGCGGCGGCGGCCTCGCTCAGAGGCGAGGTGGGCTATTATGAAGACAACTATCTTTCGGTGACCGGCGGCAAGCTAACAACGGTAAGGGCGATTTTCCAGCCGATACTTTCTTCAGAGGGCAGTGTGCTAGGTGGTGTGGCAATCATGGAAGACATCACCGCACGTAAACAGGCGGAGGCGGCGCTGCAGGTCGCCCGGGAAAGTCTGGAATTGGCTCTCGAAGGCGCCGGCTTGGGAACCTGGGATTGGAACTGCCAGACCGAAGCAGTGACGTTCAACGAACGCTGGGCAGAGATGCTGGGCTATCGGCTGGAGGAGATCGAACCCCAGGTGAAATCCTGGGAGAAACTGGTCCATCCTGAAGACCTGCCTGTGGTTATGGAAGTGCTGAACGCCCACCGGGAGGGGAAGACCCCTTTTTATGAAGCCGAGTTTCGTATGCAGCATAAATCCGGATCTTGGGTCTGGATACTCGATAAAGGCAAGGTCATTGAACGGGATGCCGAGGGGAGGCCAATGCGGGCCTGCGGCACCCATCTCGATATTACCGAACGCCGGAGAGCGCAGGAGGATCGGTTACGCTCCAGCAAATTGGAATCCCTGGCCACTCTGGCGGGCGGCATCGCCCACGACTTCAATAATATCCTCACCGCCATCCTGGGCAACATCAGCCTGGCCAAACTTGAACGGGACGAAGGCGAAAGGTTGACCGACGCCGAGAGGGCCTGTTTACAGGCCAAGGCCCTGGCACATCAACTCCTTACCTTTGCCAAAGGCGGCTCTCCGATAATGGAACTGCTCTCGGTGGCCAATCTTATCAGAGAAACCGCATCTTTTGCCTGTCGCGGATCACAGGTGGTATGCGAATATGACCTGCCCGAAAACCTCTGGATGGTACACGCAGATGCTGGCCAACTCGGTCAAGTCTTTCAAAATCTGGTGATCAATGCCGTGCAAGCCATGCCCATGGGGGGAGCAGTAAAGATTTTGGGAGAAAATATCATAGTCGAAATTGGGTCCAACTTGCCTCTCAATCCCGGAAAATATGTTAAAATAACTGTTCAAGATCGAGGAATGGGTATACCCACAGAGTATCTCACCCGCATCTTCGACCCTTACTTCACCACCAAGCAGATGGGAAGCGGCCTGGGCCTGGCCACGGTCTATTCAATCATTAAGGCCCATAAAGGTCATATCGCCGTGGAGTCGACGCTGGGCCTCGGAACTGCTTTTGAGGTCTATCTCCCGGCGGTAACCGAAAAGATTGTCAAGCCGACCGAGGGCAACGGACAGGTGGTCAAAGGTGAGGGCAGGATTCTGGTGATGGATGACGAGGAAATGGTGCGGGAGATTTTAGGCAAGATGTTGCACTATCTCGGATATCAGGCGGTGTTCGCCCGGGATGGCCAGGAAGCCATTGAACAGTTTGGCGCGGCCCAGCAATCCGGGGCGGCCTTCGATGCGGTGATATTGGACTTAACCATCCCCGGCGGCATGGGAGGAAAGGGTGCCATTAATGAGCTGCTGCGGCTAGATCCCCGCATAAAAGCTATAGTTTCCAGCGGCTATGCCGATGATCCGATCATGGCCAACTTCCGAGAATATGGGTTTAAGGGAGTTGTCACCAAGCCGTATCGCATTATAGAACTGAGCAAAGTACTGCAAGAGGTGGTTGGGAACAGGCAGTAA
- a CDS encoding metal ABC transporter substrate-binding protein, whose amino-acid sequence MAKVRVVASIVPLADFCRQIGGDRVDVEVFIPPGASPHSFEPSPGVLANLAQAKVLVYNGAGLEPWVDRFLAALGDHKPALVEAAQGIELIQEVPKQLAGLEVGETGHHQSGDYGKAKQGVRESNSQRTSHAAEVGNPHIWLDPILVQDTCRRIAAILAQVDPPHRTFYEANLNHYVAELAALHERIATRTAAFRIKEYIGFHPSFSYFARRYQLREVGVLEAAPGREPTPRALAGIVQAIKCYGIRVIFSEPQFSPRLAQAIARDTGVKVLMLDPIGGRLPYGENYLKLMQYNLETMAQAME is encoded by the coding sequence GTGGCAAAGGTACGAGTGGTTGCCAGCATCGTGCCTTTAGCCGATTTTTGCCGTCAGATCGGCGGGGATCGGGTGGACGTGGAGGTATTCATTCCGCCCGGGGCCAGCCCGCATAGTTTTGAGCCTTCGCCCGGGGTCCTGGCAAATCTGGCGCAGGCCAAGGTCCTGGTGTACAATGGGGCCGGATTGGAACCCTGGGTCGACAGATTTTTGGCTGCCCTCGGTGACCATAAACCAGCCCTGGTGGAGGCCGCCCAGGGGATTGAGCTCATACAGGAGGTTCCTAAACAACTTGCGGGTCTTGAGGTTGGCGAGACCGGACACCATCAATCCGGGGATTATGGGAAGGCCAAACAAGGAGTTAGGGAGAGCAATTCTCAGAGAACCTCACATGCGGCGGAGGTCGGTAATCCACATATCTGGCTCGATCCGATCCTGGTGCAGGACACCTGTCGGCGTATTGCCGCCATCCTGGCTCAGGTTGACCCACCTCATCGAACCTTTTACGAAGCGAATCTGAATCATTATGTAGCAGAGCTGGCGGCCCTGCATGAACGCATTGCCACCCGTACGGCCGCATTTCGCATCAAGGAATATATCGGTTTTCATCCTTCGTTCTCCTATTTTGCCCGCCGTTACCAACTGCGGGAAGTGGGTGTGCTGGAGGCGGCTCCGGGTCGCGAGCCCACGCCGCGGGCCTTGGCTGGCATCGTACAGGCCATCAAATGCTACGGTATTAGAGTTATTTTTTCCGAACCCCAGTTCAGTCCGCGCCTGGCCCAGGCGATTGCCAGGGATACCGGAGTCAAGGTTTTAATGCTGGACCCCATCGGGGGGCGTCTCCCGTACGGGGAAAATTATCTCAAGTTGATGCAATACAATCTCGAAACTATGGCCCAGGCCATGGAGTGA
- a CDS encoding metal ABC transporter ATP-binding protein → MTEVAIQIRDLSVRYNHRFILEDISLEIKTGSFVGVLGPNGSGKSTFIKVILGLIKPTTGKVLVFGETPDRLRRSKHLVGYLPQRPLSNPTFPVSVLDVVLMGRYGLLGLGRRPARRDKEIALSILEQVGMASRANAAIGELSGGEQQRVFIARALSVEPSLLILDEPTISLDACAQDELYDLIHRLQEQMELTVIMVSHDIGVVSEHVGDIICLNRRVYVHQPPPIGRLGLEQTFGCSVEYLFHGEIPHRVVRVHDE, encoded by the coding sequence ATGACCGAGGTTGCCATTCAGATCCGTGATCTCAGCGTGCGGTATAACCACCGTTTCATCCTGGAAGATATTTCCCTGGAGATCAAGACCGGCAGTTTTGTAGGGGTGTTGGGACCCAACGGGTCCGGCAAGAGTACGTTCATCAAGGTTATTTTAGGGTTGATCAAACCAACTACCGGAAAGGTTCTGGTTTTCGGTGAAACGCCGGATAGACTTCGCCGGAGCAAGCACCTGGTGGGGTATCTGCCGCAACGGCCGTTAAGCAATCCCACCTTTCCGGTGTCTGTGCTGGACGTGGTGTTGATGGGGCGCTATGGTCTGTTGGGTTTGGGCCGGCGGCCGGCCCGCCGCGATAAGGAGATTGCCCTGTCAATATTGGAGCAGGTGGGCATGGCGTCTCGGGCCAATGCTGCCATCGGCGAGCTATCGGGGGGCGAACAACAGCGAGTGTTCATCGCCCGCGCCTTGAGCGTTGAGCCGAGCCTGCTGATTTTGGACGAACCCACTATTTCGCTGGATGCCTGCGCCCAGGATGAACTCTATGACCTGATTCACCGTCTACAGGAGCAGATGGAGCTGACAGTAATTATGGTGTCCCATGATATCGGTGTCGTCTCGGAACACGTCGGTGATATTATCTGTCTCAACCGACGCGTGTATGTGCACCAGCCGCCGCCGATCGGGCGTCTGGGGCTGGAGCAGACCTTTGGCTGCAGCGTGGAATATCTGTTTCATGGGGAGATCCCCCACCGGGTGGTAAGGGTGCACGATGAGTGA
- a CDS encoding metal ABC transporter permease → MSEILGLGFMHNALLAGLLVSLVCGMLSVFIVLRRMAFVGAGISHSAFGGVALGFLLQVDPFWTGLIFAILVAFLIEWVQSRGKIEEDTAIGIFFAAAMALGVVFLHLSRTYNVDVFGVLFGNILSVGRTQLHQVAGVAAVVLFFIWFFFKELVFISFDEEMAWVCGAPVKALRYLFLAALALVIIASIYLVGIVLVSALLVIPAAVARNLTTQIRSMILVSTGTAIGSTLGGLGFSYLIDLPSGATIVILLAGLFLLTTAWSRYRLTGTG, encoded by the coding sequence ATGAGTGAGATCCTGGGCCTGGGGTTTATGCACAATGCCCTGCTGGCCGGGCTGTTGGTGAGCCTCGTCTGCGGGATGTTGTCGGTCTTCATCGTCCTGCGGCGCATGGCCTTTGTAGGTGCCGGCATTTCCCATTCAGCATTCGGCGGCGTTGCCCTGGGCTTCCTGTTGCAAGTAGATCCCTTCTGGACCGGCTTGATCTTTGCCATTTTAGTGGCCTTTCTCATAGAGTGGGTCCAGAGTCGGGGGAAGATCGAGGAGGATACCGCCATCGGCATTTTCTTCGCCGCCGCGATGGCTCTCGGGGTAGTGTTCCTGCACCTTTCCCGGACATATAACGTGGATGTCTTCGGCGTGCTGTTTGGCAATATCCTGTCCGTCGGTAGGACCCAACTCCACCAGGTGGCCGGCGTGGCTGCAGTTGTCCTGTTTTTTATCTGGTTTTTTTTCAAAGAATTGGTCTTCATCAGTTTTGATGAAGAAATGGCCTGGGTGTGCGGGGCTCCGGTCAAGGCCCTGCGCTACCTGTTTCTGGCGGCGCTGGCCTTGGTGATTATTGCCTCCATTTATCTGGTAGGGATTGTCCTCGTCTCGGCCTTATTGGTGATTCCGGCAGCGGTGGCTCGCAACTTGACGACCCAAATCCGCAGCATGATCCTGGTCTCGACCGGCACCGCCATCGGCTCTACCCTGGGGGGGCTGGGATTTTCCTACCTGATTGATCTCCCTTCCGGAGCGACTATCGTCATCCTGCTGGCCGGACTTTTTCTGTTAACTACGGCTTGGAGCCGATACCGCCTGACCGGAACTGGATAA
- a CDS encoding HigA family addiction module antitoxin produces the protein MGRSAIHPGEHLAEQLEELDMSAAELARQLNVPTNRITEILNGQRAVTGDTALRLWHFFGTSPEFRLNLQKLYELRLAKQKSGEIIKSLPTLAKPVKKLNEDLQPA, from the coding sequence ATGGGACGCAGTGCCATACATCCCGGGGAACATCTTGCTGAACAACTTGAAGAGTTGGACATGAGCGCGGCTGAATTGGCGCGCCAGCTTAATGTGCCCACAAACCGCATAACCGAAATCCTGAACGGCCAGCGGGCTGTAACCGGGGACACGGCCTTGCGACTATGGCATTTTTTCGGAACCAGTCCGGAATTCAGGCTGAACCTTCAAAAGCTCTATGAGTTGCGGCTTGCGAAACAAAAATCTGGCGAAATAATTAAGAGTTTACCGACGCTTGCCAAGCCGGTAAAGAAACTAAATGAAGATTTGCAACCGGCCTGA
- a CDS encoding EF-hand domain-containing protein has protein sequence MIKWLTIVLMVILLPLFFGSVQGWSQTMQVRQDMGKMFQAMDKNQDGKVTKEEYRSVWPEKYAGEENFRFFDKNGDGALTQDEFLHPSGTMEQPGMQTRPQRNR, from the coding sequence ATGATTAAATGGCTAACCATAGTCTTGATGGTAATCTTACTGCCCTTATTTTTCGGAAGTGTTCAAGGATGGTCCCAGACGATGCAAGTCCGCCAGGATATGGGAAAGATGTTTCAGGCTATGGATAAAAACCAGGACGGTAAGGTCACTAAAGAAGAGTACAGGTCCGTCTGGCCAGAGAAATATGCAGGTGAGGAGAATTTTCGGTTTTTTGATAAAAATGGCGACGGGGCCCTGACTCAGGATGAATTCTTGCATCCCTCAGGGACCATGGAACAACCGGGGATGCAAACCCGACCGCAAAGAAACCGCTAA
- a CDS encoding sulfide/dihydroorotate dehydrogenase-like FAD/NAD-binding protein has product MFEIVERQELAQGTIVSNWIKAPKIAVKAKPGQFVILRANETGERIPLTMADTDPEKGLINVIYMVVGKSTALFKTLQVGDSYRDVIGPLGAATHLEKVGKVVCVGGGTGIAVLHPITRGLKNIGNHVFAVIGSRSKDLLIMEDRMRAASHELLICTDDGTYGHHGFVTDKLKEVLENNKDIGLAVCIGPVPMMRACCNVTKGFNVKTLVSLNPIMVDGTGMCGCCRVRVGGEMKFACVDGPEFDGHQVDFDELNLRLRSYLPEEKLSYDMFKSAHKCSCGS; this is encoded by the coding sequence ATGTTTGAAATAGTGGAACGTCAGGAATTGGCCCAGGGGACTATTGTCAGCAACTGGATCAAGGCCCCCAAGATCGCCGTCAAGGCCAAGCCGGGGCAGTTTGTCATCCTGCGCGCCAACGAGACGGGGGAGCGCATCCCGCTGACCATGGCGGACACCGACCCTGAGAAGGGTCTGATCAATGTCATCTATATGGTAGTGGGCAAGAGCACGGCGCTCTTTAAGACGCTGCAGGTGGGTGATTCCTACCGGGACGTCATCGGTCCGTTGGGTGCGGCCACCCATCTGGAGAAAGTAGGAAAAGTGGTATGCGTCGGCGGCGGCACCGGCATTGCCGTTCTGCACCCCATTACTCGGGGCCTGAAAAACATCGGCAACCACGTCTTCGCAGTCATCGGGTCACGGTCCAAGGATCTGCTCATCATGGAGGACCGCATGCGGGCCGCTTCCCATGAACTCTTGATCTGCACCGATGACGGAACCTATGGCCACCATGGATTCGTCACCGACAAACTAAAGGAAGTCCTCGAAAACAACAAAGACATCGGTTTGGCCGTCTGTATCGGCCCGGTGCCCATGATGCGCGCCTGTTGCAATGTCACCAAGGGATTTAATGTCAAGACGCTGGTGAGCCTCAACCCCATTATGGTGGATGGCACCGGTATGTGCGGCTGCTGCCGGGTCAGGGTCGGCGGTGAGATGAAGTTCGCCTGCGTGGACGGCCCCGAATTTGACGGCCACCAGGTAGACTTTGATGAGCTCAATCTCCGGCTGCGGTCCTATCTGCCGGAAGAAAAACTTTCGTACGATATGTTTAAATCGGCCCACAAATGTTCTTGCGGCAGTTAA
- the gltA gene encoding NADPH-dependent glutamate synthase: protein MAEETKAPEAPKKEKIPRQQMPEQPADVRRHNFDEVPLGYTPEQAMKEASRCIQCKDPRCRQGCPVEVDIPAFIKCIKEGDFEGAIRKLWEKNALPAVCGRVCPQEVQCEGLCVLGKKDQPVAIGNLEKFAADYQRNHGRDVLPPKAAPTGKKVAVVGSGPSGLTVAGDLILKGHDVTIFEALHAPGGVLIYGIPEFRLPKAIVASECRYLERLGVNFEVNAVIGRSETVDELLERFDVVFLGVGAGLPMFLKVPGEHYIGVYSSNEYLTRSNLMKAYDFPNYDTPLVRGKRVATFGGGNVAMDSARTALRMGAEKSYIIYRRGREELPARKEEIHHAEQEGVEFMLLSAPVRFTGTDDGFLTGVECRRMELGEPDASGRRRPIEIKGSEFMVEIDTAVISIGSSANPLLTKSTPGLALNKWGNIVADPKTGKTMKPRVWAGGDIVTGAATVILAAGAGRVASNSIHDFLTFGW from the coding sequence ATGGCAGAAGAAACCAAAGCTCCTGAAGCACCCAAGAAAGAAAAAATCCCCCGGCAACAGATGCCGGAGCAGCCCGCAGATGTACGGCGGCATAATTTTGATGAGGTTCCCCTCGGCTATACCCCGGAACAGGCCATGAAAGAGGCGTCGCGCTGCATCCAGTGCAAGGACCCCCGCTGTCGCCAAGGCTGTCCGGTTGAGGTCGATATCCCGGCCTTTATCAAGTGTATCAAAGAAGGTGATTTTGAAGGCGCCATCCGCAAGCTCTGGGAAAAGAACGCCCTGCCGGCTGTCTGCGGCCGGGTCTGTCCGCAAGAAGTGCAGTGTGAAGGACTATGCGTCTTGGGCAAGAAGGATCAGCCGGTGGCCATCGGCAACCTGGAGAAATTTGCCGCCGACTATCAGCGCAACCATGGCCGGGATGTCCTGCCCCCCAAAGCCGCCCCCACCGGTAAAAAGGTGGCCGTAGTCGGCTCCGGCCCCTCCGGTCTCACGGTAGCGGGTGACCTGATCCTGAAAGGCCACGATGTCACTATTTTCGAGGCCCTGCATGCTCCGGGCGGCGTTTTGATCTACGGCATCCCTGAATTTAGGCTTCCCAAGGCCATTGTCGCCTCGGAATGCAGATACCTGGAGAGACTGGGTGTCAATTTTGAGGTCAATGCCGTCATCGGCCGCTCCGAGACCGTGGATGAGCTGCTGGAACGGTTTGACGTGGTATTCCTGGGAGTCGGCGCCGGGCTGCCGATGTTCTTGAAAGTACCCGGGGAGCACTATATCGGGGTCTATTCCTCCAATGAGTATCTGACCCGCTCCAACCTGATGAAGGCGTACGACTTTCCCAACTATGACACCCCGTTGGTTCGGGGGAAGAGAGTGGCCACCTTCGGCGGTGGCAACGTGGCCATGGACTCCGCCCGTACTGCTCTGCGCATGGGCGCCGAAAAGTCGTATATCATCTACCGTCGTGGTCGGGAGGAACTGCCGGCCCGGAAAGAAGAAATCCACCACGCCGAACAGGAAGGGGTGGAATTCATGCTGCTCTCCGCACCGGTGCGGTTCACCGGGACTGATGACGGCTTTCTCACCGGGGTGGAATGTCGGCGCATGGAACTGGGCGAACCCGATGCCTCCGGCCGCCGCCGCCCCATTGAAATAAAAGGTTCGGAATTTATGGTGGAGATCGATACTGCGGTCATCTCTATCGGTTCGAGCGCCAACCCGCTCCTGACCAAGAGCACGCCGGGTCTGGCTTTGAATAAGTGGGGCAACATCGTGGCAGACCCCAAAACCGGCAAGACCATGAAACCCCGGGTCTGGGCTGGCGGCGACATCGTTACCGGCGCCGCCACTGTCATCCTGGCCGCTGGCGCTGGCCGGGTAGCCTCCAACTCGATCCATGATTTCCTGACCTTCGGCTGGTAA
- a CDS encoding TIGR04076 family protein — protein MAVTFPKIGNQVIAKVIGMQNDCTIGMKVGDEFELSVHQCGNFCGYFYHNLFNWVTTLQFGGTFPLFENPDIQVWDCPNAKNRVQVELKRIKR, from the coding sequence ATGGCTGTAACTTTTCCCAAAATCGGCAACCAGGTGATAGCCAAGGTAATTGGAATGCAAAATGATTGCACCATTGGCATGAAGGTTGGCGACGAATTTGAACTGTCGGTGCACCAATGTGGCAATTTCTGTGGTTACTTTTATCACAACCTGTTTAACTGGGTGACAACATTACAATTTGGTGGGACATTCCCGCTCTTTGAGAACCCCGACATCCAGGTTTGGGACTGTCCGAATGCAAAAAACAGGGTACAGGTTGAATTGAAAAGGATTAAAAGATAA
- the dnaJ gene encoding molecular chaperone DnaJ, with amino-acid sequence MLERDAYEILGVARDASDAEIKKAYRKLARKYHPDVNPDNKEAEKKFKEISAAYDILANPEKRTQYDQMGAAAYYATPEAARGYEEAFTGRDFSDIFRDFFGGGAAYGGPTPGEDLAYALEIDFLEAVRGTHKTITLEKQIICPGCKGSGYEYAGQVCPACGGRGVVEKKVDNVRMLINCAACQGTGRTGQQSCRRCGGRGVVLGSETVEVKIPPGVDQGTKLRLAGKGNPGLNGGPAGDLFLIISVRPHPQFTRQGRDIYYKTTLSLFDAVLGGKITVPTLDKTVSLTIPPGTQNGQRFRLKGKGVGTGGARTGDQYVEVHVTIPKQLSPKAKELFQSLKDSLAAEAG; translated from the coding sequence GTGCTTGAAAGGGATGCCTATGAAATCTTAGGGGTGGCGCGGGATGCCAGCGACGCCGAGATCAAAAAAGCCTACCGTAAATTAGCCCGTAAGTACCACCCAGACGTTAATCCGGACAATAAGGAAGCGGAAAAGAAGTTTAAAGAGATTTCCGCCGCCTATGACATCCTTGCCAACCCGGAGAAACGGACGCAGTATGACCAGATGGGGGCGGCGGCCTACTATGCTACTCCAGAGGCCGCCCGCGGTTATGAAGAGGCCTTTACGGGCCGCGATTTCAGCGACATCTTTCGGGACTTCTTCGGCGGGGGTGCGGCATATGGCGGACCGACGCCAGGGGAGGATCTGGCCTATGCACTCGAGATCGATTTTTTGGAGGCCGTCCGGGGCACCCACAAAACTATCACCCTGGAGAAGCAGATCATCTGCCCCGGATGCAAGGGATCGGGCTATGAATATGCCGGACAGGTCTGCCCGGCCTGTGGCGGTCGGGGGGTAGTGGAGAAGAAGGTCGACAACGTTCGTATGCTGATCAACTGTGCCGCCTGTCAGGGTACCGGCCGGACGGGTCAGCAGAGTTGCCGCCGATGCGGGGGACGGGGGGTGGTGCTAGGATCCGAGACCGTTGAGGTAAAGATACCTCCCGGCGTCGACCAGGGAACCAAGCTGCGGCTGGCTGGCAAAGGTAATCCCGGACTCAACGGCGGTCCGGCAGGCGATCTTTTCCTGATCATTTCTGTCCGGCCACATCCGCAATTCACCCGCCAGGGACGCGATATCTATTATAAAACGACCCTATCCCTTTTTGACGCCGTCCTGGGGGGCAAGATCACCGTCCCGACCTTGGATAAAACGGTCTCCCTGACCATCCCGCCCGGCACCCAAAACGGGCAGCGATTCCGGCTGAAAGGCAAAGGAGTTGGAACCGGTGGGGCCAGGACCGGGGATCAATACGTGGAGGTTCATGTGACCATCCCGAAGCAACTGAGCCCCAAAGCCAAGGAGCTTTTTCAATCCTTGAAAGACTCTCTTGCCGCTGAAGCCGGATAA